The DNA sequence ATCAGACACGGGATCTGCCTTTGGCTCAATGGAACTGTCTCCAGCAGGGCTTGCAACTTGTTCAGAAAACGCTGCTTCCTTCTGTTCTCCATGAATGGTCTCCTCAAAAGTGCAAGAACTTTGGCTCACAGTGTCACGAGCCTCTTTTGACAACAGCCCCGACGGTGAAATAGCTGGCTCCACAGGTTTTACAAATTGCCACCCACTGTCCTTCTCAGAGTCTGAGTCTTCCGTGACTCCATCTGCCTCCGGAATGTTCTCTGGAATAGCACCAATATCAACAACAGGAGCAGGTGTTTCATCAACTGCAGATTTTGCTTGCTCGCTCATGCACTGCACCTCCTGAAGAGTAGCAGAGTTCTGCTCCAAAAGCTTCTCAATCACGGGACTCTGGGGCTGGAGACTCATACTCTGCTCGTCTGGCTGTTCACAAGGCTTTTCAACATCACTGATTGGAGATATGGCAGTGGCTGCAGGTTGCTCGGGCTGAACTTGCAGGCGAGTGTCCGCAGATAGCAAGGAGGGTTCTTCAGACATTTGTTCAAAGGTGTGTGGGCTTTCAGTAGTTGTAGGAACAGTACAGGAATCTTCAACAAAAGGCTCAGTAACTCGGCCACCAAGCACAGAACTTTCAATGTGGGGCCCAACATCAGACAATTGTGCTGATACTTGCTGCTCAACAGGAATGTTGTAGCCGAGATTGTCAACTTTTTGTTCACTATCAGCAACCTGTTGGTCAAGAATGCTCTCTGCAGGGGGAGTTTCTTTGAGCTCACAAAAGAGAACCGCACTCTCCTGCTGCACAGGTTCTGCAGCCACTTTCTCAACAATTGACTCTGCAGACCCACCCAAAGAGGTGTCATCAGCATCATCTGTACCCAGGCTCTCCAATTTTTCACCGACAGGTTGATCATGGCGGGCATCACTTTCACCACAATATCCCATGCTCATATCCTCACGAGACTCTGGAACAGTCCCAGAAACAAATGCATTATCTACTGTGTGAGGAGGTGCACCTGTCTCGGCAAGTGATTGCATGGCTGAGCTGTTAAGGTCAATTGACACAAGGTCGTCCGACTGGATGCTGAGAGGCTGATTAAAACCAAGGCCACTGGCTGCTACATCAGTATCAGTGCCATTCTTGATGTGTTCGGTGGAGGCATGCTGCGACTCTAATGGCTCCATTGACTGCTTTTCCCCTTGGATGTGATCAAGCTGTAGCATTTCTCCGTGGATGCTGTCTGGGTGTAGCATTTCTCCGTGGATGCTGTCTGGGTGTAGCATTTCTCCGTGGATGCTGTCTGGGTGTAGCATTTCTCCGTGGATGCTGTCTGGGTGTAGCATTTCTCCGTGGATGCTGTCTGGGTGTAGCATTTCTCCGTGGATGCTGTCTGGGTGTAGCATTTCTCCGTGGATGCTGTCTGGGTGTAGCATTTCTCTGTGGATGCTGTCTGGGTGTAGCATTTCTCTGTGGATGCTGTCTGGGTGTAGCATTTCTCCGTGGATGCTGTCTGGGTGTAGCATTTCTCCGTGGATGCTGTCTGGCTGTAGCATTTCTCCGTGGATGCTGTCTGGCTGTGGCATTTCTCCGTAAACGTGATCTGGCTGTGGCATTTCTCCGTAAACGTGATCTGGCTGTGGCATTTCTCCGTAAACGTGATCTGGCTGTGGCATTTCTCCGTGAACGTGATCCGGCTGTGGCATTTCTCCGTGAACGTGATCTAGTTGCCCAATTTCACCGTGGATGTAATCTGGATGTTCAACATCCAATGTAGTTGCATCTTGTACTGCAAGGATGGGATCAGCCACTGTAGCCATTTGCTCAGTGGCACCTGGAAATACAACACAAGACATATCGCCAGACTGCGTGGGCTTGATATCCTGTTGGTCTTCTGGCAATGCACTAAGGCATTCGTCTTGAATGACCGATGACAGAGGTTGCTCTTTTGCTGCCTCCAGCTCCTGGGCATCCTCAGGAAGAGTGCTCAAATCCACTCCTTCATCTGGAAGCTCAGCCTCTCTTAACATCTCAGGCTCGAAAGGAGCTTCGGCCAGTTCTGCAGCAACGGGCTGTGGATCTTCAGGCAACGCACAAGGGCCAATCGGTGAAGGCTGCCTGGCCTCAAATTCATGGCCTGTTGAGGCAGCATCGAACTGATGCTGCGGTGTCATATTTGACGCTGTACAGAAAGTCTGTTCATGAGCCAGTTCGAGTTGGCTGTTGCTAGCCTCATTAGCTCCTTCAACAAAGGAAGAAAATTGTTCAGCACTTTCAGTGCCACTTTCTTCGAGAGCTGCTGCAACTGCTGAGCTCTGAAGGCAATCTGTTGTCTCAAGGTCGTGCCCATAGCCCTCGTCATCAAATGGGTTGTGGTGCACAGCGGGGTGCACTGGTATGTTGTCTCCATATCCATTAGCAGCATGCGAGATGCCATCAGGCTGATCAAACTTGTCCTCAAGACCACCATCAGCAGGGACAGCACCATGAAATTGTTCTGGCAAATCTGGGAACTTTCCACTCTCTTCAGTGTGAAGAAGGTGCACTTGATCGACAATTTGGCCGGCAgtaatgacatcttcgttgaCCCTGTGCAGTGCCGTTTCAATTGTCCCTTGCACCACATCAGACGCCACCTGAAGAATTTCACTTTCGTTGGGATGCTCGTAGGCATGGGAATTCACAGCTTCAGCATCAAACAGGTGGGCTCCATAACCATTGCTGTTAAACTTGGTAGCATCAAATTCACTTGCATTGAAGGCCTCTTTTGCATCTTCAATGGGTGGTGTAGGAAGCTCGCTTGCAGCAGTTTTCTCTGGGACCAAGCTTGCAACGTCGATAACTGAAGCGTCAAAGTCGCGAGGATCACGCAGAAAGACAACCACTGCTGTGATGTTGTCAGATGAGCCAAGGTCTCGGGCTCCCTGCACAAGCGTGTGGGACACATAGGGTGCACTCTCAGGGTCGTCGAGAACTGCGTGGTACACTCTTGCAGCCACCTCCTGAGGGCTCAGCTGGTCCCAGAGCCCATCACAACCCAAGACGAGGAAGTCTTCTGTGCCATCAAGGTCCATGCTGATCACATCTGGTTCGCTGGTCACATAGGGTTTATGCTCGGCGTCTCCTGCGAGGAAGAGACATAGAATAATTAGCAGCTAGGATTGCAATAAGAAGCAATTTATAATGAAGCCTGCTAGTTGTAACTAGGTTGGATGGGAAGTCGGCAGATGAGAAGGATAATGACACTAGAGAGATGAGGTAATTAATAACTTGTTCCACTAAAGACTGAAAAGAGTAGACAATGAAGGTGTCTAGTTAATTAGTCTTCACATAAGGTGCCCTGCCAGCAAACTAATTAAGCACAAATTACTGAACGACCACTATATTTCTCCTCAGACACGAAGCCCGCTCAGAGGTATATATTTTGAAGCTGGTTCTTGTTACTAACTGGGTATATTACAAACGTGAAATCACAGTTCACATAGATACCCCAGTTAAATGCTGGAGGCAGCATCTCCATGTGAATAAAGAAACTCTTATGATTCTTGTcataaaaaaattcaccaacgattacaatACTCTATAATACGAAACTTCGGCAGTCCTATACGCGTTTGCATTTCGTGATATGTTGAGGCAGAGAATTTGAGaaagacatgtagcagagtcggcgatctcCAAAAATCTGATCTGtaggtcaagcgcgtcagcttttatacaagACTCgacgaaggttccagtgtaatcgctggtgttgCGTGGCTCCCGGAAAGTTTGTACTACCCTACTGCAGCGATCAGTCTAGCCTGTGTGATCTTGCACTCGGTCGTCGATGATGTCTATGTGTGCAAACATTGACAGTGGGCTTCTCACAATGGCTTTTCACCAGCCACTCCACCAGCCACACTGCTCAGGAGGCCACCAAACCTAACCAGCGCCGCCTTGTCAGGAGTCTGCAACCGAAGTTTCGGTTCAGTGCCTAGTCGACATAGCAGCATTTTGTTCATAACCACCGTGTTTGCAGCATAGTGCATGCTCGAAATACCTTGCAGCATCCAAAAGTGATTATTGCCATTATACATTGGTGCTATGGGTGGCAGTGTCACAGGGAAGTTTGAATAATCGCGCAATTCAAAAAAATTGCTTGTACATATTTTTGTTGCTAGAATATATATTTTGAGGCACATGCCAATAAACGTTTGCTACGCTATAACCAATACTGTGTCAGATCTTGTATTTTTACAGCAGGAGAATACTCCATTGAATGAAAGCACGACCAACCAAATTTTACATTTACTTCTTTCGGTTCAATAATTCTTTATATGAATGCTCATTATACCGAGGTTCAACTTACCACTAAGGATGTTATGGGCTCTCCATGGCACTTTATAAAGCTACTCTACTATAAAGCTTGGTACCCTGCCGCTTTGCTACTCTGATATCAAGCATTCATACCAATTTATTTCTGCGATTTAAAATGGAGAACAATTCCTTTTGTTCTTTTTATATGAGAAACACAGATAACAAAAGCATTTTTCTGGCTGACAAACTAAAAGGCTGTGCCGCCTCATTTACCACGGCAGTTAAAGTTCTAATTAATGGTGCACACAATAAAATCGGCATCCTGTACATAAGCAAGCACAGTGAAACATTGGGATGTGACTAACCGATTGCTCTTGAAACGCCAAGTGTGCCGTTTACCCTCCAGATGCCCATCAGCAGGACCATTCCTCCCAGTTCTTCTATTCTCTTTCTTTCATCCTGAAATCAAAAATACAGTCTCTAAAGCTTCATACCAGCTATGCACACTTTAAGGCAGGCGCTGCAAGCAACAAGAATGGGCTACAGACAGCATGCATGGTCACCTTTCAACTGCAGCTGAATATAAAATACTGCAGTTTTACCCCAACCATGAAACAGATAACAGCCATAGATAGTCACCAAGATAATATGCTGCAGTAAGACTCACTTTTACGCTCAACATCTGTTGCAGAAAACACTCATGGTGCACGAATAAGCATTTTGGATGGTTTTTCCCTCCTTCCTCTTGCTATAAATACAACTTTGGCGTAGCTTGTTTATCTGGTTGATAATCTTGTGTACTGTAACAAAGACCTCATCCACTGCCATGTACCGGCACTTCAATGTCTCGGCGGTACAGTTGGTTGTCAGTTCTCAAAAGTGAATCTCGCAGGTTTGATATTGGATCAAgtgtcttctttatttctttggaATGTTTTCTTGTTGACATAATGAAATGATAATTACTGATAATGACAACATCATGAATACAGCTGGAGTGTCTGTACAAAAGTGGCGCTGTGGAAAAGCAGAAGTGTTGACTTGGACTGGGCAGTACACATCATTATGGACACAATTTATTTGCCAATTATTTCTTTGCATTCATGATAAAGTATCTCATCTGACTGTTAAGAGCTCAAGATGAATGAAAATGTGCTAGCATCCAAGGCAAAAAGACTGCAGGATCGTATGTAACAGACATGCATATTGGAAATTTCATGCTGGAAGTGTTTGTCATTCTGTGACAGTGAAGCACTAAATGCTATAACATGCTTAGAAGTaattattttctttaataaatAATTATATGAGAGGGCACAATGGAATTTATCCACCCAGAAAGTTCTTTAAGCAAAATTTGAACCTATGAATAAGGTCTGCAACAACAGGCACCACTTTCAATAAGCAACAATATTACAACCTTCTTTTCTTCTGTAAAATCTCAACTAATGTTTGCTGAGCTTACAACAATATGAAATTGTATACTGCCTTAATACCAGAGCCAGATGCTGTCAAGGTATGCTGAAAAGTGCAATAACGGCAAGGTACCACACAAGAAGTCGTAGATTTGAGTAGCATTCAGGGGGAAAAGATGTCAAAGCTCCAGTCGAAACAGCTCAAAGAAGATCTCGCATGAAAAACGGGACAGCTCTGGGCAGTGTTATCCAAATACAAAGTACAACGTTAAAAAAGTGAGAACTGACGTACACAATGGCACTCACTTCGATCAAGTTCCCACATTATGCCAGCATCAATGCTTAGCTGCGAAACATGTAACTGAGCCTGTAGCCTATGTTATAATCCATAAACAATGACACCTGCCTCTCTCTCAGGCTTGTGAGGGTTGACCAAGGACATGGGGACACCTTTCCTGACTAGGATGGCTTGCGAGTCACCCAGCCAGCCTACAACAAGTTGTCGCTGCTCACGCACAAGGCAGCAGACAGCCGTGCAGCCACTCTTGAGGCCCTGTATGAAACAAGCATTTATAAGCGCTGTTGTGCATGTTACTTTGAAATCATTTGCTTACACTTTATACCAGCATAAAACCACGCACATTACAATTGTTGACTCTACAGGGGCAGTTCCCCAAAACCAAAAATGAAGTAGCAACTAAGTTACTCCACAGTTCATCCTGGCTAACCATCCCAGAATAGTTAGCAAGAAAGATTTAAATGCAAAGTGCACTTATTTGTTTGAAGCTGTGccatttttcttttaattcttgAAGGCACACAGTGCAATTTTGCATTGACAAtcatgatttgcaagaactcgtTAATTGCAAATGAGAAATCTGCAGCAAAAGCAAATACAAATTAATGTTTTACTAGTTACATGTTAATTCGTATTAATAAGTTTGGTGACGAAACTGCATAAGTGTAATTTGGGAAAAAGCTAATTGAGATATCTCAATGAATACTCACAACATGTAAAGTCAGAATGATCCAGGATGTGTTACAACTATCACGCAATGCAACTGCACTAGTATTAACATCTAGTACTGCAAATAGCTTTAGCAGCATCATGTCTAATACACAGTAACTCCACATTTAGCACAGCAGAGAGCTGCGCACACTGCACTACCATGTAGCTGAACTTGGTTGCAttcaataaaagaagaaagattAAAGCAATATGTAATTAGAGGTTGCCCAAATACAAAGAATCTGAACAAGACTTTAAAGCTGCTTGTGCTGCTAATATAGTGTCCCGACAAACAAGCTGCTACCACTCAAACTCAATATGACACTCATGCTAAATAACAGGAGGAAAGTTTTCTGAACCTACTCCCAATTCCTATGGCTACAGGCACCATAATGTTCTTAGAACATAGGCTTTGCACCATTTTTAGTACTAATCATTCAAACATGGTCACAAAAACCGGAAGGCAAAGGTCCTCACAAGCTCCAAGCACGGCTCAACCTCACCTAAAGTACACAAAAAAAAGTAATGAAGCTGTAGTTTTGTTACCTCTTTCGAAGATCGCTGTAGGAAGTTTCGGTCTGTCAGGAGGAAGCCTTCCCGTACAGCATTCACTGGGTTGGTCACAAAGTCTGGCTGTGCCGCTATGTTGCGGTGAAGATGTGCTGTAGCATAGTCAGCTGCCTCCACACCAGCATGACCGTCAAAAACTGCGTAGTAACTGCACTGTGGAAGGCCCTGCacacaacaaacaaaaacaaagtgccCTGAATCAACCAGAACCATTGAAAGAGTAGTGAAAATGTGCTAGAACCTAGACGTTTGTGGAGCAATGTGCAAGAAGCTGCTTCCATCTGTTTGTTGCCATGGTCACACTGCATCACTAACATTGAATATGCACTACACCTTCAAATTTCCAGCACTCTGCAAGAATATACATAGGCAATGGCGATCCAGGAGGCACAATGTACAACCCACGAAGCCCAAAGAACACGAGTGCAAAACGAGCTGTCCAGCAATTTCACATGACATCGGCCGACACCAGCTGCTGCGAAAAATAGCTCTGGGGCCCATGCCTCGCGCATCAGCTTGCACTGTGCGCGCTTTTTCTCAGGTGTGGCCATGCCTTTACAAAACATCTGAGCAGTCTTCTGGCAGAAATGCAGGCCAGTTGTCAGAAGAAAGCTTTCATATCTATTGGAGCTGCTGGCCTTTAATCCGCTACAAATTACAGATGAGAGCATGATGATGACATCCGATGTCGTAATTTCTAAGGAGTCTGAACACAAAGCAGTGCTGCCCAAGTTTGCCGGCGTCATCGATTTTAGAGTGTGATAAATCAATGATAGGCCTCGTGTGAGTAAGTAGTACAATTAAGGAATGAAGGATCGGAGCTACAGCAGTGCAAGTTGTTTCATTATGGATTCCTAAATGCTTTTGCTCATTTGAATGCATCAAGCTGTAAACAGTTCTTTATGCAGCAATAAAAGAAACTGAACTCCTGCTCCTTCTCTGCCCCCAACTTACCAAAGCACCTCAATGtaagaagaaatagagaaaaatcTGTCTTAGACTGTGGCTCAGTTTTTTACTGAAAGAATGTTTCTCCTCTTCCCCCTGCTCCCCAAATTATGCTTTGTGTGGAATCACTACTGCATCTATTTTTACCAAATGATTTTTGCTCCACATTTAAGAGCTTAAGTTCATCACACTGTGGGCTGAACTCAGGGCTTCACCTGAAATGACACACAAGCTTAGCTTCACACCATAATGCTTACCTGTAGTCCTAGTGCAAAGTTAAGGTCTGGGAGTGCCAGGTGGCGATCCTCCATCTTGCGTCTGTTGTTGCGCACTCCATGCGCTGACACGGGAAGGGATGCTGCAGGTGTGTGGGGCAGCTCTTGAGCCAGTTCAGGTTGCTCTCTCCAGATGGCACATTGCTCAGCCAGTACCTCCAATGAAGCTGCTCGAAGTCTGCCAACAGCCAAATCTGCAAGGCAGGAAACAAAACTCATGACAAGGACCTACTTGCCAACTAAGATTCatgattaagaaaaaaagaaatgctgatgGCCACGGTCACGTTTCTTGGTAACATTTTTACAGTATAACAGCAATTAACATGGTTTAATCTCCATTATGAA is a window from the Dermacentor variabilis isolate Ectoservices chromosome 3, ASM5094787v1, whole genome shotgun sequence genome containing:
- the LOC142575328 gene encoding uncharacterized protein LOC142575328 isoform X2; its protein translation is MNTSLKLKAGGYTDEDLAVGRLRAASLEVLAEQCAIWREQPELAQELPHTPAASLPVSAHGVRNNRRKMEDRHLALPDLNFALGLQGLPQCSYYAVFDGHAGVEAADYATAHLHRNIAAQPDFVTNPVNAVREGFLLTDRNFLQRSSKEGLKSGCTAVCCLVREQRQLVVGWLGDSQAILVRKGVPMSLVNPHKPEREDERKRIEELGGMVLLMGIWRVNGTLGVSRAIGDAEHKPYVTSEPDVISMDLDGTEDFLVLGCDGLWDQLSPQEVAARVYHAVLDDPESAPYVSHTLVQGARDLGSSDNITAVVVFLRDPRDFDASVIDVASLVPEKTAASELPTPPIEDAKEAFNASEFDATKFNSNGYGAHLFDAEAVNSHAYEHPNESEILQVASDVVQGTIETALHRVNEDVITAGQIVDQVHLLHTEESGKFPDLPEQFHGAVPADGGLEDKFDQPDGISHAANGYGDNIPVHPAVHHNPFDDEGYGHDLETTDCLQSSAVAAALEESGTESAEQFSSFVEGANEASNSQLELAHEQTFCTASNMTPQHQFDAASTGHEFEARQPSPIGPCALPEDPQPVAAELAEAPFEPEMLREAELPDEGVDLSTLPEDAQELEAAKEQPLSSVIQDECLSALPEDQQDIKPTQSGDMSCVVFPGATEQMATVADPILAVQDATTLDVEHPDYIHGEIGQLDHVHGEMPQPDHVHGEMPQPDHVYGEMPQPDHVYGEMPQPDHVYGEMPQPDSIHGEMLQPDSIHGEMLHPDSIHGEMLHPDSIHREMLHPDSIHREMLHPDSIHGEMLHPDSIHGEMLHPDSIHGEMLHPDSIHGEMLHPDSIHGEMLHPDSIHGEMLHPDSIHGEMLQLDHIQGEKQSMEPLESQHASTEHIKNGTDTDVAASGLGFNQPLSIQSDDLVSIDLNSSAMQSLAETGAPPHTVDNAFVSGTVPESREDMSMGYCGESDARHDQPVGEKLESLGTDDADDTSLGGSAESIVEKVAAEPVQQESAVLFCELKETPPAESILDQQVADSEQKVDNLGYNIPVEQQVSAQLSDVGPHIESSVLGGRVTEPFVEDSCTVPTTTESPHTFEQMSEEPSLLSADTRLQVQPEQPAATAISPISDVEKPCEQPDEQSMSLQPQSPVIEKLLEQNSATLQEVQCMSEQAKSAVDETPAPVVDIGAIPENIPEADGVTEDSDSEKDSGWQFVKPVEPAISPSGLLSKEARDTVSQSSCTFEETIHGEQKEAAFSEQVASPAGDSSIEPKADPVSDVKQDSLPETKVEVAATHTQDVLPEQKASTLKVAATAKSSPAAQKTKPTAKASPAPKPRTSSTDKPATKSLATKTETAAKTTPAAKSPMKKPVAGKPATATSTPKQSSSANTAAKKETGLTHRSEPTKPKLSTLSTDMPSKKPVATASRPATGTTRPTSAASKPVEKSTAPVTKAKPTAPSATAPRTRTSVGSAMTSAGKTEAGTTEKKPAPKPAPTRAPISRTAPRTTQPASSSSSAPRVGPGAPASRSAAAATSRPATPRVGSTSTTAKKTDTSPAAAKMSSARVPATREAKLNKESTNQQLAGARRTETTRRTAAGRTAATSKMSATAAAKATATSKYSAVRAVPKGGAAAAAAKAAAAAATDAETQSKESAANCNGTPEEKGTLEEKDANKEACAPGSGPVNLSNGSHLECDKIAKADVVADMPDAPAVDV
- the LOC142575328 gene encoding uncharacterized protein LOC142575328 isoform X1, producing the protein MEERSITEYLSSYSNVNSPESPDDGVQHRNGHQGERTIDPEDVEAEVFDWVLTHLEPRQWPLSLSTVLAKTVAHQMNTSLKLKAGGYTDEDLAVGRLRAASLEVLAEQCAIWREQPELAQELPHTPAASLPVSAHGVRNNRRKMEDRHLALPDLNFALGLQGLPQCSYYAVFDGHAGVEAADYATAHLHRNIAAQPDFVTNPVNAVREGFLLTDRNFLQRSSKEGLKSGCTAVCCLVREQRQLVVGWLGDSQAILVRKGVPMSLVNPHKPEREDERKRIEELGGMVLLMGIWRVNGTLGVSRAIGDAEHKPYVTSEPDVISMDLDGTEDFLVLGCDGLWDQLSPQEVAARVYHAVLDDPESAPYVSHTLVQGARDLGSSDNITAVVVFLRDPRDFDASVIDVASLVPEKTAASELPTPPIEDAKEAFNASEFDATKFNSNGYGAHLFDAEAVNSHAYEHPNESEILQVASDVVQGTIETALHRVNEDVITAGQIVDQVHLLHTEESGKFPDLPEQFHGAVPADGGLEDKFDQPDGISHAANGYGDNIPVHPAVHHNPFDDEGYGHDLETTDCLQSSAVAAALEESGTESAEQFSSFVEGANEASNSQLELAHEQTFCTASNMTPQHQFDAASTGHEFEARQPSPIGPCALPEDPQPVAAELAEAPFEPEMLREAELPDEGVDLSTLPEDAQELEAAKEQPLSSVIQDECLSALPEDQQDIKPTQSGDMSCVVFPGATEQMATVADPILAVQDATTLDVEHPDYIHGEIGQLDHVHGEMPQPDHVHGEMPQPDHVYGEMPQPDHVYGEMPQPDHVYGEMPQPDSIHGEMLQPDSIHGEMLHPDSIHGEMLHPDSIHREMLHPDSIHREMLHPDSIHGEMLHPDSIHGEMLHPDSIHGEMLHPDSIHGEMLHPDSIHGEMLHPDSIHGEMLHPDSIHGEMLQLDHIQGEKQSMEPLESQHASTEHIKNGTDTDVAASGLGFNQPLSIQSDDLVSIDLNSSAMQSLAETGAPPHTVDNAFVSGTVPESREDMSMGYCGESDARHDQPVGEKLESLGTDDADDTSLGGSAESIVEKVAAEPVQQESAVLFCELKETPPAESILDQQVADSEQKVDNLGYNIPVEQQVSAQLSDVGPHIESSVLGGRVTEPFVEDSCTVPTTTESPHTFEQMSEEPSLLSADTRLQVQPEQPAATAISPISDVEKPCEQPDEQSMSLQPQSPVIEKLLEQNSATLQEVQCMSEQAKSAVDETPAPVVDIGAIPENIPEADGVTEDSDSEKDSGWQFVKPVEPAISPSGLLSKEARDTVSQSSCTFEETIHGEQKEAAFSEQVASPAGDSSIEPKADPVSDVKQDSLPETKVEVAATHTQDVLPEQKASTLKVAATAKSSPAAQKTKPTAKASPAPKPRTSSTDKPATKSLATKTETAAKTTPAAKSPMKKPVAGKPATATSTPKQSSSANTAAKKETGLTHRSEPTKPKLSTLSTDMPSKKPVATASRPATGTTRPTSAASKPVEKSTAPVTKAKPTAPSATAPRTRTSVGSAMTSAGKTEAGTTEKKPAPKPAPTRAPISRTAPRTTQPASSSSSAPRVGPGAPASRSAAAATSRPATPRVGSTSTTAKKTDTSPAAAKMSSARVPATREAKLNKESTNQQLAGARRTETTRRTAAGRTAATSKMSATAAAKATATSKYSAVRAVPKGGAAAAAAKAAAAAATDAETQSKESAANCNGTPEEKGTLEEKDANKEACAPGSGPVNLSNGSHLECDKIAKADVVADMPDAPAVDV